One segment of Nostoc flagelliforme CCNUN1 DNA contains the following:
- a CDS encoding PQQ-dependent sugar dehydrogenase, with amino-acid sequence MKKLYILIGICIALLFNLVFSNISSAQITDPIPEKIEKSQISVGIQEVVQIPKSVITPSQEKIARLNMLANTGDGSGRLFVNDMRGKLYVINNNRASVYMDLQRLLSLGFNDKSTQQGFSYFAFHPEFRQNGIFYTVHSEDRNSSIPDFPVRKTIINRAGKIIESSHQDVVIEWKTTNPAANTFSGTFREILRIEQPYPDHNIGQLGFNPNAKPRDVDYGMLYIATADGGSDGFPVSNTDPLDNGQDLSTPLGKILRINPFGRNSANGKYGIPKDNPFARDNNRKTLGEIWAYGLRNPHRFSWDTGGEGKMLIVDIGQALIEEINLGRKGANYGWGNREGTWVIDEKNENVLFPLPQDDAKYGYTYPVAQYDHDKPADWQGSYAVAIAGGYVYRGKAIPELVGQYIFADFAHDGRFFHVPVDELVNGKQAKIKELRLFDGQKEVSFLEIIGSRRSDVRFGVDEEGEIYVTSKSDGKVRKIVRSPYSKF; translated from the coding sequence ATGAAAAAATTATACATTTTAATTGGTATCTGCATAGCCTTGCTTTTCAACTTAGTGTTTTCTAATATTTCTTCGGCTCAAATTACAGACCCCATTCCTGAAAAGATTGAAAAATCACAGATTTCCGTAGGTATACAAGAAGTTGTGCAAATACCCAAAAGCGTTATAACGCCAAGTCAAGAGAAAATCGCAAGATTGAATATGTTAGCCAATACAGGTGATGGTAGCGGCAGGTTATTCGTCAATGATATGCGTGGCAAACTCTATGTAATTAATAATAATCGAGCCTCAGTTTACATGGATTTACAGCGATTACTATCTTTAGGCTTTAATGATAAAAGCACTCAACAAGGTTTCTCTTATTTCGCTTTCCATCCAGAATTTAGGCAAAATGGGATTTTCTATACTGTACACAGTGAAGACAGAAATAGTTCCATTCCTGATTTTCCTGTGAGAAAAACAATTATTAATAGAGCAGGTAAAATCATCGAAAGTTCTCACCAGGACGTAGTTATAGAATGGAAAACGACTAATCCTGCTGCTAATACTTTTTCTGGAACTTTTCGAGAAATTCTGCGGATTGAACAGCCATATCCAGACCATAATATCGGGCAATTGGGCTTTAATCCTAATGCTAAACCTAGAGATGTTGATTATGGAATGTTGTACATTGCTACAGCAGACGGAGGAAGTGACGGCTTTCCTGTGAGCAATACAGATCCTCTAGATAATGGACAAGACTTGAGTACACCTCTAGGAAAAATTCTACGTATAAATCCTTTTGGTAGGAACAGCGCTAACGGTAAGTACGGCATCCCTAAAGATAATCCTTTTGCTCGCGATAACAACCGCAAAACTTTAGGGGAAATTTGGGCTTATGGGTTACGTAATCCCCATCGTTTTAGTTGGGATACAGGTGGCGAAGGCAAGATGTTAATTGTTGATATCGGTCAAGCTTTGATTGAAGAAATCAATCTTGGGAGGAAAGGCGCTAACTACGGATGGGGGAATCGTGAGGGAACGTGGGTGATAGATGAAAAGAATGAGAATGTTCTATTTCCTTTACCTCAAGATGATGCCAAGTATGGTTACACATATCCAGTTGCTCAATATGACCATGATAAACCTGCTGATTGGCAAGGTTCTTATGCGGTTGCGATCGCAGGCGGTTATGTTTATAGAGGTAAAGCCATTCCTGAATTAGTAGGTCAGTATATTTTTGCTGACTTTGCCCACGATGGACGTTTTTTTCATGTACCTGTAGATGAACTTGTTAATGGTAAACAGGCAAAGATTAAAGAACTTAGACTGTTTGATGGTCAAAAAGAAGTTTCTTTTCTAGAAATCATTGGTAGTAGACGTTCTGATGTGAGGTTTGGGGTAGACGAAGAGGGGGAAATTTATGTAACCTCTAAGAGCGATGGTAAGGTAAGAAAAATTGTTCGTTCTCCATATTCTAAATTTTAG
- the nuoH gene encoding NADH-quinone oxidoreductase subunit NuoH, translated as MNSGIDLQGTFIESLRDLGIPPGTAKAIWMPLPMILMLIGATVGVLVATWLERKISAAAQQRIGPEFQGPFGLLVPVADGLKLVFKEDIVPAKSDPWLFTLGPIIVVIPVFLSFLIVPFGQNIVISNVGMGVFLWIALSSIQPIGLLMAGYASNNKYSLLGGLRAAAQSISYEIPLALAVLAIAMMSNSLDTVDIVNQQSGYGILGWNIWRQPIGFLIFWIAALAECERLPFDLPEAEEEIVAGYQTEYSGMKFGLFYLGSYVNLILSSLLVAILYLGGWDFPIPLNLIAGWLGVSELNPVFQIVTAALGITMTVFKAYLLVFVAILLRWTVPRVRIDQLLDLGWKFLLPVGLVNLLLTAALKLAFPFAFGG; from the coding sequence ATGAACTCAGGAATTGACCTCCAAGGAACTTTTATTGAATCCCTCCGGGATTTAGGTATACCACCAGGAACAGCCAAAGCAATTTGGATGCCCCTGCCAATGATACTGATGCTGATTGGGGCAACAGTGGGGGTATTAGTTGCTACTTGGCTAGAACGAAAAATTTCCGCCGCCGCACAGCAGCGAATTGGACCAGAATTCCAGGGGCCTTTTGGGTTGCTGGTACCTGTAGCGGATGGTTTGAAGTTGGTATTTAAAGAAGATATAGTACCAGCCAAATCTGACCCTTGGCTGTTTACCCTTGGCCCAATTATTGTCGTGATTCCGGTGTTTCTGTCATTCCTGATTGTCCCCTTTGGGCAGAACATCGTAATTAGCAATGTGGGCATGGGCGTATTCTTGTGGATTGCCTTGTCAAGCATTCAACCCATTGGTTTGTTAATGGCTGGCTACGCATCTAATAATAAATACTCCCTCTTAGGGGGGTTGCGGGCAGCAGCGCAATCTATTAGTTATGAAATTCCTTTGGCGTTGGCGGTGTTAGCGATCGCTATGATGTCTAACAGCCTCGACACCGTTGATATTGTCAATCAACAGTCTGGCTACGGCATTCTGGGCTGGAACATTTGGCGACAACCAATCGGTTTTCTGATCTTTTGGATAGCCGCCCTCGCTGAATGCGAACGATTACCCTTTGACTTACCCGAAGCAGAAGAAGAAATCGTCGCAGGTTATCAGACTGAATACTCAGGCATGAAATTCGGTCTTTTCTACCTGGGTTCATACGTTAACTTGATCCTTTCTTCCTTACTAGTAGCAATTCTCTACCTGGGCGGTTGGGACTTTCCCATTCCCCTCAATCTCATCGCTGGTTGGCTGGGAGTCAGTGAACTAAACCCCGTGTTCCAGATAGTAACTGCGGCTTTGGGCATCACCATGACCGTGTTCAAAGCCTATTTACTAGTGTTTGTCGCCATCCTGTTGCGCTGGACAGTGCCACGGGTACGGATTGACCAACTGTTAGATTTAGGATGGAAGTTTTTATTGCCAGTTGGCTTGGTTAATCTTCTATTAACCGCCGCCCTGAAACTAGCCTTTCCCTTCGCCTTCGGCGGGTAA
- the sixA gene encoding phosphohistidine phosphatase SixA, with product MELYLIRHGIAEDKGLGIKDEERSLTKEGRQKTEKIAQKLVKLGLNFDLILTSPLVRARQTADILIAEKLSSQLEESSHLAHDGKISNWLKDWLEPRNYSQNTQLALVGHEPDLTNWAEILISGEFKGSLVLKKAGMIGIKLPETGSPLGRSQMFWLTPPKYLL from the coding sequence ATGGAACTATATTTAATTCGTCATGGCATCGCCGAAGACAAGGGATTAGGCATCAAGGATGAGGAGCGCAGCCTTACCAAAGAAGGACGGCAAAAAACTGAGAAAATTGCCCAGAAACTTGTTAAATTGGGATTAAACTTTGATTTGATTCTCACCAGCCCCTTAGTGCGGGCCCGCCAAACGGCTGATATTCTTATAGCAGAAAAACTAAGCTCCCAATTAGAGGAATCTAGCCACCTCGCCCACGATGGTAAAATTTCTAATTGGCTAAAAGACTGGTTAGAGCCAAGAAATTATTCCCAAAATACCCAACTGGCACTGGTTGGACACGAACCTGATTTGACCAATTGGGCAGAAATTCTCATATCGGGAGAATTCAAAGGAAGCTTAGTCTTGAAAAAAGCAGGTATGATTGGGATAAAACTACCAGAAACAGGTTCTCCTCTGGGTCGGAGTCAGATGTTTTGGTTGACACCACCCAAGTACCTGCTATAA
- a CDS encoding DHH family phosphoesterase — MYLNSPVTQFESLSSTTEPNPEEPEIEKTPVEVSFKTPSLPPSVGEGAIYLNNRGNSLAQQKSEELQRTLLAHRHDRQLVILQDFPDPDALSCAWAYQLIAQQYDIKSEIIYAGALSHQENIALVRLTNLPIQRWTPQTLKTKDLSCYQGFVLIDNQGTTSQLLSAVQQARIPLVVLIDHHSIQGDLQSEFEDIRPYVRATATIFTQYLQTGLLALDTSINQHVKCATALMHGLRSDTNRLMQAQEEDFMAAAYLSRFYDAQLLNAILQANRSKRVMDVIERSLKNRIVQNNFSIAGVGYLRYEDRDAIPQAADFLVTEENVHTAVVYGIVHDEDEELEIVIGSLRTSKLTLDPDEFIKEAFGQDSAGRFFGGGRTSAGGFEIPMGFLSGSNENSAYAKMKWEVFDAQIKQKLLRLVNPRDNPIQSE; from the coding sequence ATGTACTTGAATTCTCCCGTTACTCAGTTTGAGAGTTTGTCATCGACCACAGAGCCAAACCCAGAGGAACCTGAAATAGAGAAAACGCCAGTGGAAGTTTCATTTAAAACTCCGTCATTACCGCCATCGGTAGGTGAAGGAGCTATATATCTTAATAACCGTGGTAATTCCCTGGCACAACAAAAGTCAGAAGAACTGCAAAGAACCCTTCTGGCACACCGACACGATCGCCAGCTTGTAATTCTGCAAGATTTTCCCGATCCTGATGCCCTTTCCTGTGCCTGGGCTTATCAGTTAATTGCCCAGCAATATGATATCAAATCTGAAATCATTTATGCTGGCGCATTAAGTCATCAAGAAAATATTGCCTTGGTAAGGTTGACTAATTTACCTATCCAACGCTGGACGCCGCAAACCTTGAAAACCAAGGATTTGTCATGTTATCAAGGTTTTGTATTAATTGATAACCAGGGAACCACTTCACAGCTACTTTCAGCAGTGCAGCAGGCTAGAATTCCCCTAGTAGTCCTCATCGACCATCATAGTATCCAAGGCGATCTCCAATCAGAGTTTGAGGATATCCGTCCATACGTCAGAGCGACGGCAACAATTTTTACTCAATACCTGCAAACGGGATTATTAGCATTAGATACTAGCATAAATCAACACGTAAAATGCGCTACTGCCTTGATGCACGGCTTGCGATCGGATACAAATCGGCTCATGCAAGCGCAAGAAGAAGATTTTATGGCAGCTGCGTATTTAAGCCGATTTTATGACGCTCAACTGCTAAACGCCATTTTACAGGCGAATCGTTCCAAGCGGGTAATGGATGTGATCGAGCGATCGCTAAAAAATCGCATCGTCCAAAATAACTTTTCCATCGCTGGTGTTGGTTACTTACGCTACGAAGACCGTGACGCCATCCCCCAAGCGGCTGATTTTCTCGTAACCGAAGAAAACGTTCATACCGCCGTAGTTTACGGCATTGTTCACGATGAAGATGAAGAACTAGAAATAGTCATTGGCTCCCTGAGAACTAGCAAACTTACCCTTGACCCCGATGAATTCATCAAAGAAGCCTTTGGACAAGATAGTGCAGGGCGCTTTTTCGGCGGTGGAAGGACAAGCGCAGGCGGCTTTGAAATTCCAATGGGCTTCTTGTCTGGCAGCAACGAAAATTCCGCATACGCGAAAATGAAATGGGAAGTATTCGACGCTCAAATTAAGCAAAAACTGCTGAGGTTGGTTAATCCCAGAGACAATCCGATTCAGTCAGAGTAG
- a CDS encoding DUF29 family protein produces the protein MKSIEMQMLQTLYEQDFYAWVEQTAELLRLQHWDMLDLEFIQGLNLLPYP, from the coding sequence ATGAAGTCTATAGAAATGCAAATGCTACAAACTTTGTATGAGCAAGATTTTTATGCTTGGGTAGAGCAGACAGCAGAGCTTTTGCGATTGCAGCACTGGGACATGCTGGATTTAGAATTTATTCAAGGTTTAAACCTATTGCCATATCCATAA
- the alr gene encoding alanine racemase, whose amino-acid sequence MLSRKQIPGVVPNQQCDTYAWFSQRAWVEIDLGALSYNIQQLVQFLSPHTELMAVVKADAYGHGAVTVAQTAIESGASWLGVATVPEAIELREGGIQAPILILGATHTPEQIHAIAHWKLQPTLCSPKQALVFSDTLESMNYGSPVPVHIKLDTGMSRLGTNWQQAGEFVQLVQRLPHLSIASIYSHLATADDPDTTAMEEQHRRFEEAIAQIRAMGIEPPCLHLANSAAALTDPALHYDIVRVGLAVYGLYPALHLQNAIDLKPVLQLKARVTQVKTIAAGTAVSYGHKFIAPRELCLAVVGIGYADGVPRNLSNKMQVLIRGQRVSQIGTITMDQLMLDVSAIPNLQEGEVVTLLGEQGKEQISADDWAQQLNTISWEILCGFKHRLPRVAVM is encoded by the coding sequence ATGTTAAGTCGCAAACAAATCCCTGGTGTAGTTCCTAATCAGCAGTGCGACACCTACGCGTGGTTTTCGCAACGAGCTTGGGTAGAAATTGATTTAGGAGCGTTGTCGTACAATATACAGCAATTAGTGCAGTTTTTATCGCCGCATACCGAGTTGATGGCAGTAGTAAAAGCTGATGCCTATGGACATGGAGCGGTAACAGTCGCCCAAACTGCAATCGAATCGGGAGCTAGTTGGCTGGGAGTCGCTACAGTTCCAGAAGCTATTGAATTGCGTGAAGGCGGGATTCAAGCCCCAATTTTGATTTTAGGGGCAACTCATACACCAGAACAGATTCATGCGATCGCACATTGGAAACTTCAGCCCACACTCTGTAGCCCTAAACAAGCTTTGGTATTTTCTGACACTCTAGAATCTATGAATTATGGTTCTCCAGTGCCCGTACACATCAAATTAGATACGGGAATGTCTAGGTTGGGAACTAATTGGCAGCAAGCGGGTGAATTTGTGCAATTAGTACAGCGCTTACCACATCTATCTATTGCCAGTATTTATTCTCATTTGGCAACAGCAGATGATCCTGATACTACGGCAATGGAAGAACAGCATAGACGATTTGAGGAAGCGATCGCTCAAATCAGAGCAATGGGAATTGAGCCACCCTGCTTGCACTTAGCAAACTCAGCAGCTGCACTTACAGATCCGGCATTGCACTACGACATTGTGCGAGTAGGTTTAGCTGTTTACGGACTCTACCCAGCGCTGCATTTACAAAATGCGATCGATCTCAAGCCGGTTTTGCAACTTAAGGCAAGAGTCACCCAAGTTAAAACAATTGCCGCAGGAACAGCTGTTAGTTACGGGCATAAATTTATTGCCCCGCGTGAACTTTGCCTCGCCGTCGTAGGAATTGGCTATGCTGACGGTGTGCCTCGTAATCTTTCCAACAAAATGCAGGTGTTAATTCGCGGTCAGCGGGTTTCGCAAATTGGGACAATTACAATGGATCAGTTGATGCTGGATGTGAGTGCCATACCCAATCTCCAAGAAGGGGAAGTAGTCACCTTGCTAGGGGAACAGGGAAAAGAACAAATTTCAGCAGACGATTGGGCACAACAACTAAACACTATTTCCTGGGAAATTCTTTGTGGGTTTAAGCATCGTCTGCCTCGTGTTGCCGTCATGTAA
- a CDS encoding HNH endonuclease: MGKVLVLNASYEPLNITSWRRAVVLLIKGKAERVEHNGKFLYSDFPLPTVIRLRHYVRVPYKEIPLTRRNILHRDGHACQYCGYTGDELTLDHVIPRSRGGGDSWENIVTACVRCNVKKGSRTPNEAHMPLRHPPRQPYSSLYFEVSKHLKSGLHTEWQKYVIGL, encoded by the coding sequence ATGGGGAAGGTTTTAGTCTTAAACGCCTCTTACGAACCTCTCAATATAACGAGTTGGCGTCGTGCTGTGGTTCTTTTAATTAAGGGCAAAGCAGAACGCGTGGAACACAACGGGAAATTCCTATACTCGGATTTTCCGTTACCGACCGTGATCAGGTTGCGTCATTACGTGCGTGTTCCTTATAAAGAAATTCCTCTGACTCGCCGAAATATATTGCACCGTGACGGTCATGCGTGTCAATACTGTGGTTATACAGGGGATGAGTTGACCCTAGACCATGTAATACCGCGATCGCGCGGCGGAGGTGATAGCTGGGAGAACATTGTGACTGCTTGTGTGCGTTGCAATGTCAAGAAAGGCAGTCGAACTCCCAATGAAGCTCACATGCCTTTACGTCATCCTCCTCGCCAACCTTATAGCAGCCTCTATTTCGAGGTCAGCAAACATCTTAAGAGTGGACTGCATACAGAGTGGCAAAAGTATGTTATAGGTCTTTGA
- a CDS encoding citrate synthase codes for MMVCEYKPGLEGIPAAQSSISYVDGQKGILEYRGIRIEELAEKSTFLETAYLLIWGELPSEEELKAFEHEVRYHRRIKYRIRDMMKCFPESGHPMDALQASAAALGLFYSLRDLHNPAYIRDSVVRLIATIPTMVAAFQLMRKGNDPVRPRDDLDYSANFLYMLNEQEPDPLMARIFDICLILQVEHTMNASTFSARVTASTLTDPYAVVASAVGTLGGPLHGGANEEVIQMLEKIGSVENVRPYIEHCLQTKSKIMGFGHRVYKVKDPRAIILQSLAEQLFEKFGHDKFYDIALEMEQVVGEKLGSKGIYPNIDFYSGLVYRKMGIPTDLFTPIFAIARVAGWLAHWKEQLAENRIFRPTQVYNGRHEVTYTPIDQR; via the coding sequence ATGATGGTGTGCGAATACAAGCCTGGTTTAGAAGGTATTCCCGCCGCCCAATCAAGTATCAGCTATGTTGATGGGCAAAAGGGAATACTAGAATATCGTGGCATCCGGATTGAGGAACTAGCAGAGAAAAGTACATTCCTGGAAACTGCTTATCTCTTAATCTGGGGCGAACTGCCAAGCGAAGAAGAATTGAAAGCATTTGAGCATGAAGTTCGTTACCACAGGCGAATAAAGTACCGCATTCGGGACATGATGAAATGCTTTCCTGAAAGCGGTCACCCAATGGATGCGCTGCAAGCTTCTGCTGCTGCTTTAGGCTTATTTTATTCACTCCGGGATTTACATAATCCTGCCTACATTCGAGATTCGGTAGTGCGCCTGATAGCTACCATTCCCACGATGGTAGCAGCGTTCCAACTGATGCGGAAAGGCAATGACCCGGTACGCCCCCGTGATGACTTAGACTACTCCGCTAACTTTCTATACATGCTCAATGAGCAAGAACCCGATCCTCTGATGGCGCGGATTTTTGATATCTGCTTGATACTTCAAGTTGAGCATACAATGAATGCTTCCACTTTCAGTGCCAGGGTGACAGCTTCCACCTTGACTGATCCTTATGCTGTGGTTGCTAGTGCCGTCGGAACTTTGGGAGGGCCCTTGCATGGTGGAGCCAATGAAGAAGTAATTCAGATGTTGGAAAAAATTGGCTCTGTAGAAAATGTCCGTCCCTACATAGAGCATTGTCTGCAAACTAAATCTAAGATTATGGGCTTTGGACATCGTGTGTATAAAGTAAAAGACCCACGAGCCATAATTTTACAAAGCCTAGCAGAACAACTGTTTGAAAAGTTTGGGCATGACAAGTTCTATGATATTGCCCTAGAAATGGAACAAGTGGTAGGAGAAAAACTCGGTAGCAAAGGGATTTATCCAAATATTGACTTTTACTCAGGTTTGGTGTATAGAAAGATGGGAATTCCCACAGACTTGTTTACGCCAATATTTGCGATCGCTCGTGTTGCCGGTTGGTTAGCCCACTGGAAAGAACAACTAGCAGAAAACCGAATTTTCCGTCCTACCCAGGTTTACAACGGTCGGCACGAAGTTACTTATACCCCCATTGACCAACGGTAA
- a CDS encoding NADH-quinone oxidoreductase subunit J — protein sequence MNLAEGVQFVSLGILGVMMIGAAIGVVLFSNIVYSAFLLGGVFISIAGIYLLLNADFVAAAQILIYVGAVNVLILFAIMLVNKREDFVAFPNSWVRKVLTGLVSVGLFGLLSTMVLATPWAYSAAPVAGGESSIVLIGEHFFTDFLLPFELASILLLIAMVGAIILARREYLPDLLTPSKLGQTVLTLQERPRELVSTTSETKE from the coding sequence GTGAATCTAGCGGAAGGAGTACAGTTTGTATCGCTTGGCATATTAGGCGTGATGATGATTGGGGCAGCCATTGGTGTAGTGCTGTTCTCCAACATCGTCTATTCTGCCTTTTTGCTGGGGGGTGTGTTCATCAGCATAGCGGGAATCTACCTGTTGCTAAATGCTGATTTTGTTGCAGCTGCACAAATACTGATTTACGTTGGGGCGGTTAACGTGTTGATTTTGTTTGCCATTATGTTGGTGAACAAGCGGGAGGATTTTGTCGCATTTCCCAACTCTTGGGTGCGGAAAGTACTAACAGGTCTAGTCAGTGTCGGATTGTTCGGTCTTTTAAGTACGATGGTGCTTGCTACTCCTTGGGCTTACTCAGCTGCTCCTGTGGCGGGTGGCGAAAGTTCTATAGTTTTAATTGGAGAACATTTCTTCACTGACTTTTTACTGCCTTTTGAACTGGCTTCCATTTTGCTGCTGATAGCAATGGTAGGAGCAATCATTTTGGCACGCCGCGAGTATTTGCCAGACCTGTTGACACCATCCAAACTAGGGCAAACTGTTTTGACTTTGCAAGAACGCCCCAGAGAACTAGTATCAACAACCAGCGAAACAAAAGAGTAA
- the ndhI gene encoding NAD(P)H-quinone oxidoreductase subunit I, with translation MLKFLKQVGDYAKETVQAARYIGQGLSVTFDHMRRRPITVQYPYEKLIPGERFRGRIHFEFDKCIACEVCVRVCPINLPVVDWEYDKASKKKKLNHYSIDFGVCIFCGNCVEFCPTNCLSMTEEYELSTYDRHELNYDSVALGRLPYKVTDDPMVTPLRELVYLPKGVLEPHGLPADAPRPGARPEDLVEQTEK, from the coding sequence ATGCTAAAGTTCCTGAAACAAGTTGGTGATTACGCCAAAGAAACAGTACAAGCTGCGCGTTACATTGGTCAGGGGCTTTCTGTTACCTTCGATCACATGCGGCGGCGTCCGATTACCGTACAGTACCCTTACGAGAAACTGATTCCTGGCGAACGGTTTCGCGGTAGAATTCACTTTGAATTTGATAAGTGCATCGCCTGCGAAGTCTGTGTTCGCGTTTGTCCAATTAACCTGCCTGTAGTAGATTGGGAATACGACAAAGCCAGCAAAAAGAAAAAACTCAACCACTACAGCATTGACTTTGGAGTTTGTATCTTTTGCGGTAATTGTGTGGAATTTTGCCCCACTAACTGTCTATCTATGACAGAAGAGTATGAGCTTTCCACTTACGATCGCCATGAATTGAACTATGACAGCGTAGCGCTAGGTCGTCTGCCCTACAAGGTAACAGATGACCCAATGGTTACACCACTGCGCGAACTAGTTTACCTACCCAAGGGCGTCCTCGAACCACATGGACTGCCCGCAGATGCACCGCGTCCTGGTGCGCGTCCAGAAGACCTAGTAGAACAAACAGAAAAATAA
- a CDS encoding aldose epimerase family protein: MSILYPCQGEIAKVKLVSLDTHNISIKDSDQQNTSITVTEWGKAENGQSVNLFTLTNAKGLVAKITNYGAIITELRVPDRRGKLDDVVLGFDTLEAYKQVNRYSYFGAIVGRVANRIANGKFTLDGKEYTLATNAGLHHLHGGKKGFDQVVWQAEPITSPTGATLKLTYLSVDGEEGYPGNLTVTVTYTLTNNNEFKMEMTATTDKPTPVNLTNHSYWNLAGHASGSILGHQLLINADKYTPNNAQKIPTGEIKLVQNTPYDFTQPKLINDGIKQLEGDKPSYDINYALNGKPGQIKLAAKVDERFSGRVMEVYTTKPGMQLYTGYLQNLKTQGKGGVNYQGYAGLCLETQYFPNSVNQPNFPSTILRPGQIYRHTTTHKFYTKQDNLQSILDKNTQVEKIARNFKFTEGPLWHPNGFLLLSDIPANTIYQWQPNQKLQIFRHPSGNANGNTFDLQGHLITAEHSNRRVSRTEKNGKLAALVSHYQGKRLNSPNDLVVKSDGSIYFTDPPYGIKPQQKELGFYGVYRLTSDGKLTLLAKDFVRPNGIAFSPDETKLYVNDSEIGHIRVFDVNSDGLLKNSRIFAQQKYPGKEGVPDGIKVDIKGNVYSTGPGGVWVFSAAGNLLGIIEVPEVPANLAWGDNDYKTLYITARNSLYRIRLKNPGVRPGKSFALRSW; the protein is encoded by the coding sequence ATGAGTATTTTGTACCCTTGTCAAGGGGAAATAGCTAAAGTCAAACTAGTATCATTAGATACACACAATATAAGTATTAAAGATTCGGATCAGCAGAATACAAGTATAACTGTTACTGAATGGGGTAAAGCTGAAAATGGTCAATCAGTAAACCTTTTTACCTTGACTAATGCTAAGGGACTAGTAGCTAAAATAACAAACTATGGCGCAATTATTACAGAATTAAGAGTTCCGGATCGTCGGGGTAAATTAGACGATGTAGTATTGGGATTCGATACTCTAGAGGCTTATAAACAGGTTAATCGCTATTCATATTTTGGTGCGATCGTTGGGCGAGTTGCCAACCGTATTGCCAATGGCAAGTTTACTCTTGATGGTAAAGAATATACTTTAGCTACTAATGCAGGTTTACATCATCTTCATGGTGGTAAAAAGGGTTTTGATCAAGTAGTTTGGCAAGCTGAACCAATCACAAGCCCGACTGGTGCAACATTGAAATTGACATATTTAAGTGTTGATGGAGAGGAAGGCTATCCTGGGAATTTAACAGTAACAGTAACTTATACCTTAACCAATAATAACGAATTTAAAATGGAGATGACTGCCACTACAGATAAGCCTACACCAGTCAATTTGACAAACCACTCTTACTGGAATTTGGCTGGTCATGCTTCTGGTAGCATACTAGGACATCAATTATTAATTAATGCAGATAAATATACACCAAATAATGCCCAAAAAATCCCTACAGGAGAGATTAAATTAGTTCAAAATACCCCCTATGACTTTACCCAACCCAAGTTAATTAATGATGGCATTAAACAACTTGAGGGCGATAAACCCAGTTATGACATCAACTATGCACTCAACGGTAAACCCGGACAAATAAAACTCGCTGCAAAAGTGGATGAACGATTCTCTGGTCGAGTCATGGAGGTTTATACAACTAAACCAGGAATGCAGCTTTACACTGGTTACTTGCAGAATTTGAAAACTCAGGGGAAAGGTGGAGTTAACTATCAGGGATATGCTGGCTTATGCCTAGAAACGCAATACTTTCCCAATTCAGTTAATCAACCCAATTTTCCTTCTACTATCTTGCGTCCTGGTCAAATTTATCGTCATACTACCACACATAAGTTTTATACAAAACAGGATAATTTACAAAGCATTCTTGACAAGAATACTCAAGTTGAGAAAATTGCTAGAAATTTTAAATTTACAGAGGGGCCGCTTTGGCATCCAAATGGTTTTCTACTTTTAAGTGATATTCCTGCCAATACAATTTATCAATGGCAACCTAATCAAAAATTGCAGATTTTCCGCCATCCTTCTGGTAATGCTAATGGCAACACCTTTGACCTTCAAGGGCATTTAATTACTGCTGAACACAGTAACCGTCGTGTATCTCGTACAGAAAAAAATGGCAAATTAGCCGCACTTGTTAGTCATTACCAAGGAAAACGACTTAATAGCCCAAACGATTTAGTAGTGAAATCAGATGGAAGTATCTACTTCACAGATCCACCCTACGGTATTAAACCACAACAAAAAGAATTAGGTTTTTATGGTGTTTATCGTCTGACATCAGATGGGAAATTAACTCTATTAGCTAAAGATTTTGTCCGTCCCAATGGCATCGCCTTTTCTCCTGATGAAACCAAACTATATGTCAATGATTCTGAAATAGGCCATATCCGTGTCTTTGATGTTAATTCCGATGGTCTTTTGAAAAATTCACGTATTTTTGCCCAACAAAAATATCCTGGTAAGGAAGGAGTTCCAGATGGAATAAAAGTAGATATCAAAGGGAATGTTTATAGTACGGGGCCTGGAGGAGTGTGGGTTTTCTCAGCTGCGGGCAATCTACTAGGTATTATTGAAGTCCCAGAAGTTCCAGCTAACTTGGCGTGGGGAGACAATGATTATAAAACTTTGTACATCACGGCGAGAAATAGCTTGTATCGTATCCGACTTAAAAACCCAGGTGTTCGACCAGGAAAGAGTTTTGCGCTACGTAGTTGGTAA